The nucleotide sequence TGGTATTGCCCTCGGTTTATACGCAGCCGTGATCGTCTATCAGGTCTCTATTACAATCTTCTTATCAAGTATCGACCTCAAAAGTAAATTAAAATTGCACctttttcatctttcttgagGTAATTTCTAACTTTGAGTTTGTGGAAACAGGAGTCGTCTTTCTATCTGGGGCTTTGCTATATCGTAGCTGCATTATCGATATTTGATGAATATAGCAATGATGTTCTTGACATGCCTGAAGGATCTTGCTTTCCCAAGTAATAATTTCTGCATTTTTTTTTTGCGATGAACTTGTAAAATGAATTGGCTAATATTTTCGTTTTAACAGGCCTAAATATAGACGTAACTCCGGATTGTCTGCTTCAAGTTCTTTCTCAAGGAGGGGTTCCTTAAGACACGCACCTTCACGGTCTGGATCAGTGCGGGCCCCCATGATCGAATTGAAGCCATTGGAGGTTTGCTCCTACTATAACTTTTGACTCTGTTAAATTTAAGATGGTGTTTTGCATTGCTTTGCATTTTGAAAGTGACACGGAACGGAAGCAATAAAGGGGCTAGACACGTTCTAGCAAACGTTTAGGGAAAACCCAATGAAAGTAAATTTATTATAATATCAAAGTTGTCCTAAACAATACAAATGGGCAGGGCTGGCCCAATGGGCTTCAGACCCTAGACACAGGCCTAGGGCCACTCAAATTGAAAGGCCTCCAAATTTGTGATAGGTTTTTCTATACTAGGCCCACTATATATTAACTTCTATTAAAAACTTTAATTCTTTTCCAAATGCATATATTGCTTATAGAATTGTGTTAACCATTCTTGTAACCGTTGCTACCGCAAAACGTAGCTTTTCcaaattaaaactaataaaaatTACTTAAGATCTACTATGTCAGAAGAAAGATTAAATGGTTTAGCTATTATGTCAATCGAAAAAGATTTTTTAGAGGAACTTGATTATGATGATTTCATCAAACAATTTGCCTCAATTAAAGctaaaaaaataaactttatttaaACATATACTATATCCATAAAAATAACATataactttcaaaaaaaaattaactacgCCATTTATAAACTTTTTAGTTTATAATGGCCGGTCCCAAGCCCGGGTAAAGGAGGGTTTTGTTATTAAATATCTTGAAAATGATAATTTTGCGAAAAGGCCTCCATTTCGTAGTTTGCTTAGGGCCTCCGAAAACTTAGGAACGGCACTGCAAATGGGCCATTATTACAGGTTAGTCTACTAGCCTACACATTAAAATCAGTCAAAGTAACCGACATAATAACTAGAGACATAATTCAAAGGGCATCCATTGCAATccgggacaaacataaaggacgaaaagtgtaatttttgTCAACATAACCAACATCTAGACTtgattaaaataaaaatcaacaatataaaataaaaacttgATTATTAAAAAATTTGTATGATGATTATTTTGTGAGTATACAGTTTCAAAATTTGAGAAATCGGTCCCTCCAAAAGTGATTATGTTATTGAACATTTATAATCAGCTGTAACAAAATGAGTTGCAAGAGATGAGTGTTTGGATCGCTTTTTATATGAAGTTCTAGTAATTGTTTGATTCTTTGATTACATGATTCAGGTTTTTCAAGTCGCAATAATCTTTTTCAAAGCACACATCCAAACACCCccgaattttttttattattattttttaaataattcaCTTGATATACCACATGTGTAGTTGCTTGACACCTTTTTCCAAGAATGCCGTCGACAAGGTGAATTCTTGGTTTTGGAAGGATTATTAACCGTAAAAGAGATTGAAGATCCACAGTCCGTTAGTCTACCTGCTTATTGTAACTACCAATCCGTTCTACGCTCAGCAAAAGCTGGTATTCCTGGTTTATTAATGTGTAAGCGTACCAAACTTCGTTATTCTTTATATTCTAAATCACTTTCTTAACAAAAAAAGATTCATTTTTAGAAATAATTTTGCTTATTTCTTCACCAGCGGAAAATGGTACAGAGATAACTAGTGCAAACAGACCCAAAGATACATTTTTCGATTGGTTTTTGAACCCGCTTTTGGTCATTAAAGACCAAATCAAAGCATCAAACCTCACAGATTCTGAAGAACTCTATTTGGGCAAGCTAATTTTGTATAGTGGTAATCCCCAAAAGTTGAAAAATACCAACCTTGGCCCGCCACCCGAGTCGGAGCTTAGACGGGCTGAACTTGAAGCGTTAGCAAGAAGGTAAATTTTTGGGTCCTGTCAAAACGGGGTTAATATGGGTTGGGTTGACCcgtcaacatatatatatattttttttgaatttttgtaaAATAATAAACTAAATGTTGGTGGTTGGTGTATGAAGACTTCATGGGATCACGAAGTCGATATCAAGGTTTCCAACATACAGAAGAAGATTTCAGGAAATCATGAAGGCGATATCCGAAGAACTTGATAAGAGAGACGGTAGTTACAGAGGACCGCAAGTTGTTCCCAGATCGAAAAGCACTTTTGGTAGGCTTTTCAGCTCGCAAAAATCGTTTAAAAGTAAAACGAGTACGAGTAATCAAGGGGTTAGGCAACAAGAAGATGTAAGAGATGTGGAAATTGTGTAATTAGATTCTGAATGTAACTTGTATGAATTTACATCTGAACCCTAAAGGGGCGATTCAAGATTCTTTTTGTACTTGCATTTTGTGACCTGTAATTGATGGTGAAAATATTCTGCATGCTTTGTCTGTTGTTTTTTATATTTCACAATCATTCCAAGATTCTTTTTGTACTTGTATAAAGTGATACAGAAACAAATAGACAAGTAACATAAGAGTGTGAATTTCGATTATACGTAGTGAAAACATGATACGAATCTAACAAAATATTCTTAGGTTGGGTTTAGTCCAAACGGGTTGGGGTGAGTTTTGGGTCAAACTTGTGGACACATTTAGCTAAACTGGTTGGCGTGTTCACTGGGTGACTTGCTTATCTTTACAAATTTTTAGAATAATACATGTTTGGGTATTTTATGGCAAAATTTAAAAGAGATAAGAACTAAAATCGTAGTTTAAACACAATTATTTAGTATACGTCCTTTTTTTTGTTCTAAATTTGTAACTTAGAGTACTAATATGCAAATATATATACAGGGTTAACGGCACGTATTTCTGTCAAACCGCAAAAACTTATATCATGTTCGGATTCATGTACCTGAAAATGATTTTCAAGTTTGAGCCGTGTTCGATTCACCTCACCAACCCGTGAAGAACATGACccgtttaacaaaaaaaaattgacttgattttctacaaatcaGAAGAATTCGTTTTGTATGACACTAGTTGATGCCCCgctcgcgttgcggggcgatgaaCAAATAATTcttaatcaattaaaaaaacactactgtaattttgctatgaaaaaaactaaaacgatgataagaccgcaattttgagctcagggcaaaactgtaatttttcagaactaatgagcgagtgttaggcagctccttgagacggaaaaaaattaaatcgagtcaactaattaaaaaaaaacttttatagttttgctagaaaaacTAAAACGACGGGGAAAACGTAACTTTgaactgagggcgaaatcataattttatttcaagtgataaaatcgtaaattaaatggaccaatgggggagtgccaggcagctgccggCATGACTATAATTTTACACTGgaggcaaaattgtaatttaaccaggaaaacaaacaaaaacgatggagaaagtgtaaatttaagttgagggcaaaaaCGTAACTTGGCAGTGAGaggaaaaaactaatggcaaaactgtaaatttaaacagggtaaaatcgtaattttgaaccgagggcaaaattgaaatttttagctgggaacaaaaacgtaaatttatttttaagtgggggtaaaaacataattttgaacagatGGCAAAATCGTTATTTTAAGGAAAAAAcataatggcaaaactgtaaa is from Helianthus annuus cultivar XRQ/B chromosome 9, HanXRQr2.0-SUNRISE, whole genome shotgun sequence and encodes:
- the LOC110878404 gene encoding uncharacterized membrane protein At3g27390, whose product is MEPPRGFWKSLGQFFLFLPYFVGLLLLGFIKGIIFAPIICVIMTIGNSAVAIALWPAHVVWSYFCILSAKRLGPVMKVVVCLLFTPVLASWPVAVVVGSILGGLAYGFLGPMFGTFKAVEEGKTDQFIHCIIDGTWDTVQWSCTFVRDLKDVSLYSYFSVMKELKEGQPEGKLEIRVVYLPMAFFLGLLGLLVDFPVITLIAILKSPYMLFKGWHRLFQDCVGREGPFLETICVPFAGLAILLWPLAVAGALLGSMVSGIALGLYAAVIVYQESSFYLGLCYIVAALSIFDEYSNDVLDMPEGSCFPKPKYRRNSGLSASSSFSRRGSLRHAPSRSGSVRAPMIELKPLELLDTFFQECRRQGEFLVLEGLLTVKEIEDPQSVSLPAYCNYQSVLRSAKAGIPGLLMSENGTEITSANRPKDTFFDWFLNPLLVIKDQIKASNLTDSEELYLGKLILYSGNPQKLKNTNLGPPPESELRRAELEALARRLHGITKSISRFPTYRRRFQEIMKAISEELDKRDGSYRGPQVVPRSKSTFGRLFSSQKSFKSKTSTSNQGVRQQEDVRDVEIV